In Proteus vulgaris, one DNA window encodes the following:
- a CDS encoding contact-dependent growth inhibition system immunity protein has protein sequence MTFINDNEYCALIVMTDKFFCLNTESGYGLMTLDPNFSSIILSLTCSNKELGESLIKVLENSRTQLKDEEYDKLFKKENIKKNWDSWLELLQYKYNYRSKRQLLANMLNCSVYLSNNKILISPSHHSSLEGWEGIGASHKVILSLDSSSDKIGLGIRLAFSRCTTKRF, from the coding sequence ATGACGTTTATTAACGATAATGAGTATTGTGCTTTGATAGTAATGACAGATAAATTTTTTTGCTTAAATACGGAATCTGGCTATGGGCTAATGACACTCGATCCTAATTTTTCATCAATTATACTTTCTTTAACATGTTCAAATAAGGAGCTTGGCGAAAGTTTAATTAAAGTTTTAGAGAATAGTCGAACTCAGCTCAAAGATGAGGAATATGACAAACTCTTTAAAAAGGAAAATATAAAAAAAAACTGGGATTCATGGCTAGAATTATTACAGTATAAATATAACTATCGCTCAAAACGTCAACTTTTAGCTAATATGCTAAATTGTTCTGTTTATCTTTCTAATAACAAAATATTAATTTCACCTTCTCACCATTCAAGTCTTGAAGGATGGGAAGGAATAGGGGCATCCCATAAGGTTATTTTATCGCTAGATAGCTCATCTGATAAGATAGGTTTGGGTATTCGGCTTGCATTTAGTCGGTGTACTACGAAGAGATTTTAA